In Miscanthus floridulus cultivar M001 chromosome 5, ASM1932011v1, whole genome shotgun sequence, one genomic interval encodes:
- the LOC136450330 gene encoding mitogen-activated protein kinase kinase kinase 18-like gives MATAAVISGRWTRVRTLGRGASGAVVSLATDGASGALFAVKSAPAGTAAAEHLRREGSILSALRSPHVVPCLGVRAAPDGGCQLLLEFAPGGSLADAAARSSGGGGRIGDDERAVAAYAADVARGLAYLHARSLVHGDVKARNVVVGADGRAKLADFGCARAVGSGSASASASASARPIIGGTPAFMAPEVARGEEQGPAADVWALGCTVVEMATGRAPWSGVVDSVPAAVHRIGYTDAVPEVPAWMSAEARDFLARCCFARNPRDRCTAAQLLEHPFLASAGAGVKAEEGAAAAAEWRVSPKSTLDAALWESDADDDSDDEGDVSESPAQRIKALACPCSALPDWDSEEGDWIEVLGEQCEAKATNLVPTKDVAGEDECQLLSEVLETEVDFIDADAEGDDPECSVAVGLAAAPSVALQEEQCRGTYSNPTVFLTEACHNIEMSRSFLLQNCPLFALSSVLLLLFILLNDYPFHIGPQKILELPN, from the coding sequence ATGGCAACAGCAGCGGTCATCAGCGGCCGGTGGACGCGCGTCCGCACGCTCGGCCGCGGCGCGTCGGGCGCGGTGGTGTCGCTCGCCACCGACGGCGCCTCGGGCGCGCTCTTCGCGGTCAAGTCCGCGCCCGCGGGGACGGCGGCGGCCGAGCACCTGCGGCGCGAGGGGAGCATCCTGTCCGCGCTCCGGTCCCCGCACGTCGTCCCCTGCCTGGGCGTCCGCGCCGCACCCGACGGGGGCTGCCAGCTGCTCCTCGAGTTCGCGCCGGGGGGCTCGCTCGCGGACGCGGCGGctcggagcagcggcggcgggggGCGCATCGGCGACGACGAGCGCGCGGTGGCCGCGTACGCCGCGGACGTGGCGCGGGGCCTGGCGTACCTCCACGCGCGGTCGCTCGTGCACGGGGACGTCAAGGCGCGGAACGTCGTGGTCGGCGCCGACGGCCGCGCCAAGCTCGCGGACTTCGGGTGCGCCAGGGCGGTGGGCTCcggctccgcctccgcctccgcctccgcctccgcgcgcCCCATCATCGGCGGCACGCCGGCGTTCATGGCGCCCGAGGTGGCGCGCGGGGAGGAGCAGGGCCCCGCCGCCGACGTCTGGGCGCTCGGGTGCACCGTCGTCGAGATGGCCACGGGCCGCGCGCCGTGGAGCGGCGTGGTGGACAGCGTCCCCGCGGCCGTGCACCGGATCGGGTACACCGACGCCGTGCCGGAGGTGCCCGCGTGGATGTCGGCCGAGGCCAGGGACTTCTTGGCCCGCTGCTGCTTCGCGAGGAACCCGCGCGACCGGTGCACGGCGGCGCAGCTCTTGGAGCACCCGTTCCTGGCGTCAGCTGGAGCCGGCGTCAAGGCGGAGGagggggctgcggcggcggcggaatgGCGGGTGTCTCCCAAGAGCACGCTGGACGCCGCGCTCTGGGAATCCGACGCCGACGATGACTCCGATGACGAGGGCGACGTGTCAGAGAGCCCCGCCCAGAGAATCAAGGCATTGGCCTGCCCCTGCTCGGCCTTGCCGGACTGGGATTCCGAAGAAGGCGACTGGATTGAAGTGCTCGGTGAGCAATGTGAAGCCAAAGCCACCAATTTGGTACCAACCAAAGATGTGGCCGGCGAAGACGAGTGCCAGCTCCTGAGTGAGGTGTTGGAAACAGAGGTTGACTTCATCGACGCCGACGCAGAGGGCGATGATCCTGAGTGTTCTGTAGCTGTAGGATTAGCTGCTGCTCCGTCAGTTGCGCTGCAGGAAGAGCAGTGTAGGGGTACTTACAGTAATCCAACTGTATTTCTTACTGAGGCTTGTCACAATATTGAAATGTCAAGGTCCTTTTTACTGCAAAATTGTCCCCTCTTTGCTCTGTCTTctgttctactactactattCATTCTGCTAAATGATTATCCGTTTCACATTGGTCCACAAAAAATTCTAGAACTGCCTAACTAG